Proteins from a single region of Aerococcus viridans:
- a CDS encoding SDR family NAD(P)-dependent oxidoreductase: MSQTYTVITGASSGIGQAFAYKMASEGRNIIINGRNEKRLYETKKQAKELGAGQVLAYTADLVTGDEAEKFAQYCFDKGQIENFVHCLGFGDFSAISDQAYSQIAKLTHTNLLLTMFLSKRFAAGMLDQDTEANNITLIGSVAGLIQTPKSAVYAASKAGVHAFANGLRQDLWSTKIKVTCILPGPVDTAFFDIADKDGSYFENVQSFATTPEIVADKMATAIERGQFEVIVPFYYDIMNRLMRLAPSLAYRLIHMTYEKGQFRD; the protein is encoded by the coding sequence ATGTCTCAAACATACACAGTCATTACAGGTGCATCTTCAGGAATCGGTCAAGCTTTTGCTTATAAAATGGCCAGCGAAGGTAGAAATATCATCATCAACGGTCGAAATGAAAAGCGATTGTACGAAACAAAGAAACAGGCCAAGGAATTAGGTGCAGGACAAGTTTTAGCTTATACAGCGGACTTAGTGACTGGTGACGAAGCCGAGAAATTCGCCCAATATTGCTTTGACAAAGGACAAATCGAAAATTTTGTCCATTGTTTAGGGTTCGGTGATTTTTCTGCAATTAGTGACCAAGCTTATTCGCAAATCGCTAAACTGACCCATACTAATTTATTATTAACCATGTTCCTTTCAAAACGCTTTGCAGCTGGGATGTTAGACCAAGATACGGAAGCCAATAATATCACCTTAATTGGGTCAGTTGCTGGCTTAATTCAAACGCCTAAATCAGCTGTATACGCAGCTAGTAAAGCGGGCGTTCATGCCTTTGCCAACGGCTTAAGACAAGATTTGTGGTCAACCAAGATTAAGGTGACTTGTATCTTGCCTGGTCCAGTTGACACTGCCTTCTTTGATATCGCGGATAAAGATGGGTCATACTTTGAAAATGTCCAATCTTTTGCCACCACACCAGAGATTGTTGCTGACAAGATGGCAACCGCGATTGAACGTGGCCAGTTTGAGGTAATCGTGCCATTTTACTATGACATTATGAACCGTCTAATGAGATTGGCGCCAAGCCTAGCCTATCGTTTGATTCATATGACCTATGAAAAAGGCCAATTTAGAGACTAA